The proteins below come from a single Micromonospora citrea genomic window:
- a CDS encoding AAA family ATPase: protein MELTERSCQLDLLERRLAELIATGGTPTGRTVTVLAGPVGSGKTALLQTFTRRAIEAGARVLGASASRAERSVPLEVVRQLVRVASDPEDRARFGRLLDAGSLAWADVEGADDEDTARHTAAIGGALLELTTRGPLVITVDDVHHADVASLRCLDYVARRISGLPVLVLLTEAPRTRPWRPEVYAELLQPARLHRIRLPLLTVEGTFQVLAHRLGVPVARTIAEESHRISGGNPLLVHALADDQAVAPRPADRPVAGESFREAVLSCLYRCDHLVLDAARVLAVTGDPPHGSLLPQLVDARSRSALGAVDCSTSAGLVTEAGLRHPAVSRAVLDGTTAEERARLHLEAARLLHDEGAPPARIAPHLVNVDELTEPWMAHSLLDAGEQALLDGEVETALGYLRRANRSCAGDCLRARIRSALARAEWQLDPQAAVPHLLGVATAVRAGHLGSQQAAGPIQYLLWHGEIDKAVELVQHLSDGADSADPRSAAELLVTTGWMSTLYPGVSVDRPNPTAVARDPLTLAKVKRGLEGASLLSAVLERGDATVVEQAERALHAGGLDDEPRVWSSVCAIIAMIYADRLDLAGDWCDRLDRNPAARRYPSPSATLAALRASVSGRLGDLPRAERLADEALRQLSLKGWGVVIGMPLSIRLRALTFMNELDAAADCLQVPVPPAMFETPIGLHYLHARGTHALAAGSPEDALADFQLCGQLMTAWRLDFSALVPWRTECARALLRMGRRQQARKLVREELARLRPVQLRYRAAALRVLASAEDGPDRITHLRSAVRLLRQCGDRMELAHNLTDLGHAYQQAGDRREARVAARAARALAEECGIPLLRASTATSGSGSAEGPAGTALVVDGLNDAESQVAALAAQGHTNREIAEKLFLTVSTIEQRLTRIYRKLHVNSRNELATRLRLHRPGATLPHPPPPGQSEPGGRPPGPRFR from the coding sequence ATGGAGCTGACCGAGCGGTCGTGCCAGCTCGACCTGCTGGAGCGCCGGCTCGCGGAACTGATCGCCACCGGCGGCACCCCCACCGGCCGGACCGTGACCGTGCTGGCCGGCCCGGTCGGCTCCGGCAAGACCGCGCTGTTGCAGACCTTCACCCGGCGGGCCATCGAGGCGGGGGCACGTGTCCTCGGCGCGAGCGCGTCCCGCGCCGAACGCTCCGTCCCGCTGGAGGTCGTCCGCCAACTCGTCCGGGTCGCGTCGGATCCCGAGGACCGGGCACGCTTCGGGCGACTGCTGGACGCGGGCTCTCTGGCCTGGGCCGACGTCGAGGGCGCCGACGACGAGGACACCGCTCGTCACACCGCCGCGATCGGCGGCGCGCTGCTCGAGCTGACCACGCGCGGCCCACTCGTCATCACCGTCGACGACGTCCACCACGCCGACGTGGCGTCGCTGCGGTGCCTCGACTACGTGGCCCGGCGGATCTCCGGCCTGCCCGTGCTCGTCCTGCTGACCGAGGCGCCGCGCACCAGGCCGTGGCGCCCCGAGGTCTACGCCGAGCTGCTGCAGCCCGCGCGGCTGCACCGCATCCGGCTCCCGCTGCTCACCGTGGAGGGAACGTTCCAGGTGCTCGCCCACCGCCTCGGCGTTCCCGTCGCCCGGACCATCGCCGAGGAGAGCCACCGGATCAGCGGCGGCAACCCGCTGCTGGTGCACGCGCTCGCCGACGACCAGGCCGTCGCACCCCGACCCGCGGACCGCCCCGTCGCCGGCGAGTCGTTCCGGGAGGCCGTGCTGAGCTGCCTGTACCGCTGCGACCACCTCGTGCTCGACGCCGCCCGGGTGCTCGCCGTGACCGGCGACCCCCCGCACGGCAGCCTGCTGCCCCAGCTCGTCGACGCCCGGTCGCGGTCCGCGCTGGGCGCCGTCGACTGCTCGACCAGCGCGGGGCTGGTCACCGAGGCGGGGCTGCGGCACCCGGCGGTGAGCCGGGCGGTGCTCGACGGGACGACCGCCGAGGAACGCGCCCGGCTGCACCTGGAGGCGGCCCGCCTGTTGCACGACGAGGGCGCGCCCCCCGCGCGGATCGCCCCGCACCTGGTGAATGTCGACGAGTTGACCGAGCCCTGGATGGCGCACAGCCTGCTGGACGCCGGCGAGCAGGCGTTGCTCGACGGCGAGGTGGAGACCGCCCTGGGATACCTGCGCCGGGCGAACCGGAGCTGCGCCGGTGACTGCCTGCGGGCACGGATCCGCTCCGCGCTGGCCCGCGCGGAGTGGCAGCTCGACCCGCAGGCCGCCGTCCCCCACCTGCTCGGCGTCGCCACCGCCGTACGCGCCGGCCACCTGGGCAGCCAGCAGGCGGCGGGGCCGATCCAGTACCTGCTCTGGCACGGCGAGATCGACAAGGCCGTCGAGCTGGTCCAGCACCTGAGCGACGGCGCCGACAGCGCCGACCCGCGTTCGGCGGCCGAACTGCTCGTCACCACCGGCTGGATGTCCACCCTCTATCCCGGGGTGTCGGTCGACCGTCCGAATCCCACCGCCGTCGCCCGCGACCCGCTCACGCTGGCCAAGGTCAAGCGCGGGCTCGAGGGAGCCTCCCTGTTGTCCGCCGTGCTGGAACGGGGCGACGCCACGGTGGTGGAGCAGGCCGAGCGGGCGCTGCACGCCGGCGGGCTGGACGACGAGCCCCGCGTGTGGTCGAGCGTCTGCGCCATCATCGCCATGATCTACGCCGACCGGCTGGACCTGGCCGGCGACTGGTGCGACCGGCTGGACCGCAACCCGGCCGCCCGGCGCTATCCCTCGCCGTCGGCGACCCTCGCGGCCCTCCGGGCGTCCGTCAGCGGACGTCTCGGCGACCTGCCGCGCGCGGAGCGGCTCGCCGACGAGGCGCTGCGCCAGCTCTCCCTGAAGGGTTGGGGAGTGGTGATCGGCATGCCACTCTCCATCCGCCTGCGGGCCCTCACCTTCATGAACGAACTCGACGCGGCGGCCGACTGCCTCCAGGTGCCGGTTCCGCCGGCGATGTTCGAGACCCCGATCGGGCTGCACTACCTCCACGCCCGCGGGACACACGCGCTCGCCGCGGGAAGCCCCGAGGACGCGCTGGCCGACTTCCAGCTCTGCGGGCAGTTGATGACCGCGTGGCGGCTGGACTTCTCGGCTCTCGTCCCGTGGCGTACCGAGTGCGCCCGGGCGCTGCTCCGGATGGGCCGCCGCCAACAGGCCCGGAAGCTGGTCCGGGAGGAGTTGGCCCGGCTGCGCCCCGTCCAGTTGCGCTATCGGGCCGCCGCCCTGCGGGTGCTGGCCTCCGCCGAGGACGGGCCGGACCGGATCACCCACCTGCGCAGCGCCGTGCGACTGCTGCGGCAGTGCGGCGACCGGATGGAGCTGGCGCACAACCTGACCGACCTCGGCCACGCCTATCAGCAGGCCGGCGACCGGCGGGAGGCCCGCGTCGCGGCCCGGGCCGCCCGGGCCCTCGCCGAGGAGTGCGGCATCCCCCTGCTGCGAGCCAGCACGGCCACCAGCGGCTCCGGTTCGGCCGAGGGCCCCGCCGGCACGGCCCTGGTGGTCGACGGCCTCAACGACGCGGAGTCCCAGGTGGCCGCCCTGGCCGCCCAGGGGCACACCAACCGCGAGATCGCCGAGAAGCTCTTCCTGACGGTCAGCACCATCGAGCAGCGGCTGACCCGGATCTACCGGAAGCTGCACGTCAACTCGCGCAACGAACTGGCCACCCGGCTGCGGCTGCACCGGCCCGGCGCGACCCTGCCGCACCCGCCGCCGCCGGGGCAGAGCGAACCGGGGGGCCGCCCGCCCGGGCCCCGGTTCCGCTGA
- a CDS encoding AMP-binding protein yields the protein MTLLPALRGSGADRADAVRVAGGTLSSEALLGCVVAVADRISGAGVVAVDATPTLETVVGMLGAVHAGVPLVPLPPRAGRRERDRILRHAGATALLGARSSEDDRLPTIPVDLRQRSASHHPEPDPGADAVILYTGGAAGPSRGVRISRRAIAADLDLLADAWRWSDEDVVVQGAPLFRAYGLVVGLLGALRVGSRFVHFDRDAAARAGGTMYLALPAQWARIARNGPLARSLAAARILISADAPLATAVAERLRLLTSHTPVQAYGTTETLIAVAGRAGEPPVDGAVGTPLPGVRTRVLDRDARPVPADGESVGELSVRGPTLFSGYVRGEPDTAGPWHATGDLATVAADGSHRIVGRRLDVVRCRGRWLRAGQVEEALMSHAGVRDAAVVGTPHPTLGEQVTAYVVAEGLTAQVLIDHVGRHLSAAHRPRRVHFVDELPRTAFGRIRKSLLVDAG from the coding sequence ATGACACTGCTGCCGGCGCTCCGGGGATCGGGCGCGGACCGGGCCGATGCGGTCAGGGTGGCCGGCGGCACGCTTTCCAGCGAAGCCCTGCTCGGCTGCGTCGTCGCCGTCGCCGACCGGATCAGCGGCGCGGGCGTGGTCGCGGTCGACGCCACGCCGACCCTGGAGACGGTCGTCGGCATGCTCGGTGCCGTCCACGCGGGCGTGCCGCTCGTCCCGCTGCCGCCCCGCGCCGGGCGGCGCGAGCGGGACCGCATCCTGCGCCACGCGGGGGCGACGGCGCTCCTCGGCGCACGCTCGTCCGAGGACGACCGACTGCCGACGATTCCAGTCGACCTGCGCCAGCGCTCCGCCAGCCACCATCCCGAGCCCGATCCGGGTGCCGACGCGGTCATCCTCTACACCGGGGGAGCCGCCGGGCCGTCGCGCGGCGTGCGCATCTCGCGCCGCGCCATCGCCGCCGACCTCGACCTGCTGGCCGACGCCTGGCGTTGGAGCGACGAGGACGTCGTGGTCCAGGGCGCACCGCTGTTCCGGGCGTACGGTCTGGTCGTCGGTCTGCTCGGCGCGCTGCGGGTCGGCAGCCGCTTCGTCCACTTCGACCGCGACGCCGCCGCCCGGGCCGGCGGCACCATGTACCTCGCGCTGCCCGCGCAGTGGGCGAGGATCGCGCGGAACGGCCCCCTGGCCCGGTCGCTCGCCGCCGCGCGCATCCTGATCTCCGCGGACGCCCCGCTGGCCACCGCCGTGGCCGAGCGGCTGCGGCTGCTCACCTCGCACACCCCGGTCCAGGCGTACGGCACGACCGAGACGCTCATCGCGGTGGCCGGCCGGGCCGGCGAGCCGCCGGTCGACGGAGCCGTCGGCACCCCCCTGCCCGGCGTGCGGACCAGGGTGCTGGACCGCGACGCCCGGCCCGTCCCGGCCGACGGCGAGTCGGTGGGGGAGTTGAGCGTCCGCGGGCCCACCCTGTTCAGCGGCTACGTCCGCGGGGAACCCGACACGGCCGGCCCCTGGCACGCCACGGGCGACCTGGCGACCGTGGCCGCCGACGGGTCGCACCGGATCGTCGGACGGCGGCTCGACGTGGTGCGCTGCCGGGGCCGGTGGCTGCGCGCCGGCCAGGTGGAGGAGGCGCTGATGAGCCATGCCGGCGTCCGGGACGCCGCCGTCGTCGGCACGCCGCACCCCACGCTCGGCGAGCAGGTCACGGCGTACGTGGTCGCCGAGGGACTGACCGCGCAGGTGCTGATCGACCACGTCGGACGGCACCTCTCGGCCGCCCACCGTCCCCGGCGGGTGCACTTCGTCGACGAGTTGCCCCGCACCGCGTTCGGCCGGATCAGGAAGTCCCTGCTCGTCGACGCCGGCTGA
- a CDS encoding DUF5988 family protein: protein MKDFSQAEPVARDAAGIIDVVLEGGPADLPADLRSRRVARAEEKIKVRHYGGYEHFERGGAPEAANVPVVFRWTGRTRIAE, encoded by the coding sequence ATGAAGGACTTTTCGCAAGCGGAGCCGGTCGCCCGGGACGCCGCCGGCATCATCGATGTCGTTCTGGAGGGCGGCCCGGCCGACCTGCCGGCCGACCTGCGCAGCCGCCGGGTGGCGCGGGCGGAGGAGAAGATCAAGGTCCGGCACTACGGGGGGTACGAGCACTTCGAGCGGGGCGGCGCCCCGGAGGCGGCCAACGTGCCGGTGGTCTTCCGCTGGACCGGTCGCACCCGGATCGCCGAGTAA
- a CDS encoding VOC family protein, translating to MRALNDGPGPHLTVSDTTEAIAFYTDVFDAVALQRECLPDGRVLHAELAVGGHRLTVSEWWEAGAPAGAEGRDDVLTIERADPEAVLRRALAAGARVEPAADPSRQPLLRDPAGLCWTVVGPPRPV from the coding sequence ATGAGGGCATTGAACGACGGGCCGGGGCCTCACCTCACGGTCAGCGACACGACCGAGGCCATCGCCTTCTACACGGACGTCTTCGACGCCGTCGCGCTCCAGCGGGAGTGCCTGCCCGACGGTCGCGTCCTGCACGCCGAGCTGGCCGTCGGCGGTCACCGCCTGACGGTCAGCGAGTGGTGGGAGGCGGGGGCGCCGGCCGGCGCCGAGGGCCGCGACGACGTGTTGACCATCGAGCGGGCAGACCCCGAGGCGGTGCTGCGGCGCGCGCTGGCCGCCGGCGCCCGCGTCGAGCCGGCCGCCGACCCGTCGCGCCAGCCGCTGCTGCGCGATCCCGCCGGCCTGTGCTGGACCGTCGTCGGACCACCCCGCCCGGTGTAG
- a CDS encoding ABC transporter ATP-binding protein, whose product MPVIEVDHLQKRYGEKVAVADVSFTVEQGEIFGVLGPNGAGKTTTVECVQGLRRPDGGTIRVLGLDPIRDRAEVRQRVGAQLQESQLPDKVRVWEALDLYRSFYRNRADIDELLTDLGLAEQRDTYFQKLSGGQKQRLSVALALVGRPEVAILDELTTGLDPQGRRDTWDLVERIRDRGVTVVLVTHFMEEAERLCDRLAIIDRGRVVAIDSPSGLLDRVGADHRVRFRPEGPVEDALLLASPGVTGVSRHGAEVTVTGTRDVLQSVLSTLNGAGTSYTDLRVEQPSLDDAFVSLTGRGGRTATQSKTDGRSS is encoded by the coding sequence ATGCCGGTCATCGAGGTCGATCATCTGCAGAAACGGTACGGGGAGAAGGTCGCCGTCGCGGACGTCTCCTTCACCGTCGAGCAGGGCGAGATCTTCGGCGTGCTGGGCCCCAACGGGGCGGGCAAGACCACGACCGTGGAGTGCGTGCAGGGGCTGCGCCGGCCCGACGGCGGCACCATCCGGGTGCTCGGTCTCGACCCGATCCGCGACCGCGCCGAGGTGCGTCAGCGCGTCGGCGCCCAGCTCCAGGAGAGCCAACTGCCCGACAAGGTGCGGGTGTGGGAGGCGCTGGACCTGTACCGGTCCTTCTACCGCAACCGGGCGGACATCGACGAGCTGCTGACCGACCTCGGCCTGGCCGAGCAGCGCGACACGTACTTCCAGAAGCTCTCCGGCGGGCAGAAGCAGCGGCTGTCGGTGGCGCTGGCCCTGGTCGGGCGGCCCGAGGTCGCCATCCTCGACGAGCTGACCACAGGGCTCGACCCGCAGGGCCGCCGGGACACCTGGGACCTGGTCGAGCGGATCCGCGACCGGGGTGTCACCGTCGTGCTGGTCACCCACTTCATGGAGGAGGCGGAACGCCTCTGCGACCGGCTGGCGATCATCGACCGCGGGCGGGTGGTGGCGATCGACAGCCCGTCCGGCCTGCTCGACCGGGTCGGCGCCGACCACCGGGTGCGCTTCCGCCCCGAGGGGCCGGTCGAGGACGCGCTGCTGCTCGCGTCGCCCGGCGTGACGGGGGTGTCCCGCCACGGTGCCGAGGTGACGGTGACCGGCACCAGGGACGTGCTCCAGTCGGTGCTGTCCACGCTCAACGGGGCCGGCACCAGCTACACCGACCTGCGGGTCGAGCAGCCCAGCCTCGACGACGCGTTCGTCTCCCTCACCGGCCGCGGGGGCCGGACCGCCACGCAGTCCAAGACCGACGGAAGGTCATCGTGA
- a CDS encoding ABC transporter permease — translation MSALTKLIAVETKLFLREPVSLFFVFALPIGLMLVFGLPQRAGTAADSGQHAEQTFLPSLALALTIGMLALFTLPMALGIYRERRVLRRLATTPVRPALLLVAQVVVNLVMGVLGAVVTAIAVRFLLDQPAPANLPGFVLAFLLGVACLFAVGLLIAALAPSARAAQSIGPALFFPLLFLAGAWLPRDRMPTVVAFIGDYSPLGATVDTIGAAWAGASPEWGQLLALAVTAVAGAAAATRFFRWE, via the coding sequence GTGAGCGCCCTGACGAAGCTGATCGCCGTCGAGACGAAGCTGTTCCTGCGGGAGCCGGTGTCGCTGTTCTTCGTCTTCGCCCTGCCGATCGGCCTGATGCTCGTCTTCGGGCTGCCGCAGCGCGCCGGCACGGCCGCCGACAGCGGGCAGCACGCCGAGCAGACCTTCCTGCCGTCGCTCGCGCTGGCCCTGACGATCGGCATGCTCGCGCTCTTCACCCTGCCGATGGCGCTCGGCATCTACCGCGAACGTCGGGTCCTGCGCCGCCTGGCGACCACCCCGGTGCGGCCCGCTCTGCTGCTGGTGGCGCAGGTCGTGGTCAACCTCGTGATGGGCGTCCTCGGCGCGGTGGTCACCGCGATCGCCGTACGGTTCCTGCTGGACCAGCCGGCGCCGGCCAACCTGCCCGGGTTCGTGCTGGCGTTCCTGCTCGGGGTGGCCTGCCTCTTCGCCGTCGGGCTGCTGATCGCGGCGCTGGCGCCGTCCGCGCGGGCGGCGCAGTCCATCGGCCCCGCGCTGTTCTTCCCGCTGCTCTTCCTGGCCGGCGCCTGGCTGCCCCGCGACCGGATGCCGACCGTCGTGGCCTTCATCGGCGACTACTCGCCGCTGGGCGCGACGGTGGACACGATCGGCGCGGCGTGGGCGGGCGCCAGCCCGGAGTGGGGGCAACTGCTCGCCCTGGCGGTGACGGCCGTGGCCGGCGCCGCGGCGGCCACCCGCTTCTTCCGCTGGGAGTGA
- a CDS encoding HAD-IA family hydrolase, whose translation MSGATTGRAPVPVTVRAVVLDLDGVLVDSLAVAREAFARAYGEVVGDGVAPVEEYCRHPGRYLPEVLELMGLPAALAEPFVRESNRLAHRVTPVDGAAELLRTLRRRGIGLAVATGRSGVRARDLLGRLDLLPLVDHVVGSDEVPRPKPAPDIVRRALRLLGARPAEALMVGDAPSDLLSARAAGVVAVAALWGESDEEALRAARPDVVLTRLDDLLPLCPGRDRPAGADGHAR comes from the coding sequence GTGTCCGGGGCGACGACAGGACGGGCACCGGTGCCCGTGACCGTCCGGGCCGTGGTGCTCGACCTCGACGGGGTGCTGGTCGACAGCCTCGCCGTGGCGAGGGAGGCGTTCGCCCGCGCGTACGGCGAGGTGGTGGGCGACGGCGTCGCCCCGGTGGAGGAGTACTGCCGTCACCCTGGCCGGTACCTGCCGGAGGTGCTGGAGCTGATGGGCCTGCCGGCGGCGCTGGCGGAGCCTTTCGTCCGGGAGAGCAACCGCCTCGCGCACCGGGTCACGCCGGTCGACGGGGCGGCGGAGCTGCTCCGCACGCTGCGCCGGCGGGGGATCGGGCTGGCCGTGGCGACCGGCCGCAGCGGCGTACGGGCCAGGGACCTGCTCGGCCGGCTCGACCTGCTGCCGCTCGTCGACCACGTGGTGGGCTCGGACGAGGTGCCCCGGCCCAAGCCCGCGCCGGACATCGTGCGCCGGGCGCTGCGGCTGCTCGGGGCGCGGCCGGCGGAGGCGCTCATGGTCGGCGACGCGCCGAGCGACCTGCTCAGCGCGCGGGCGGCCGGGGTGGTGGCGGTGGCCGCGCTGTGGGGCGAGTCCGACGAGGAGGCCCTGCGCGCAGCCCGCCCCGACGTGGTGCTGACGCGGCTCGACGACCTGCTGCCGCTCTGCCCGGGGCGCGACCGGCCCGCCGGCGCCGACGGACACGCGCGGTGA
- a CDS encoding DUF6528 family protein, producing MQRRTILRGLAAGAVAAPTAALLGPAPAQAATSYYVATTEQVKNKILVFHKNKSWTDANVHWSFSPGGGAWANLSDVKIRSTQKQGWIALMVSSGGRAGIVDIDSEKHTELNDLAWSATPGGNPHAIERIPEKGAVVVASSHGYLTLYAPKSVGDLGSLAKVQTVSLPGAHGVLWDPTYKILWAIGKGKLVHYAVEGSRRNTRLKYYGGSVSLGSNNLGHDLQPDYGNKYKLLCTATDGVYEINTSGGSFTKRKISSETRVKSYVRHSSGEVVSVRADNTGSRTWGSPTVRFSQSPDRKRSGAEFYKARIWTPGFE from the coding sequence ATGCAGCGACGCACGATTCTCCGCGGGCTGGCGGCCGGGGCGGTCGCCGCGCCGACCGCGGCCCTGTTGGGCCCGGCCCCCGCGCAGGCGGCGACCAGCTACTACGTGGCCACCACGGAGCAGGTCAAGAACAAGATCCTGGTGTTCCACAAGAACAAGAGCTGGACCGACGCCAACGTGCACTGGAGCTTCAGCCCCGGCGGCGGCGCGTGGGCCAACCTGTCGGACGTGAAGATCCGCTCTACGCAGAAGCAGGGCTGGATCGCCCTCATGGTCTCCTCCGGCGGCCGGGCGGGCATCGTCGACATCGACAGCGAGAAGCACACCGAGCTCAACGACCTGGCCTGGAGCGCGACCCCGGGCGGCAACCCGCACGCGATCGAGCGGATCCCGGAGAAGGGCGCGGTCGTGGTGGCCAGCTCGCACGGCTACCTCACGCTCTACGCCCCGAAGAGCGTCGGCGACCTCGGGTCGCTGGCCAAGGTGCAGACGGTCAGCCTCCCCGGCGCCCACGGCGTCCTCTGGGACCCGACCTACAAGATCCTCTGGGCGATCGGCAAGGGCAAGCTGGTGCACTACGCGGTCGAGGGCTCCCGCCGCAACACCCGGCTCAAGTACTACGGCGGTTCGGTGAGCCTCGGCAGCAACAACCTCGGGCACGACCTGCAGCCCGACTACGGCAACAAGTACAAGCTGCTGTGCACCGCGACCGACGGCGTCTACGAGATCAACACCTCGGGCGGCTCGTTCACCAAGCGGAAGATCTCCAGCGAGACGCGGGTGAAGTCGTACGTGCGGCACTCCTCCGGGGAGGTGGTGTCCGTACGCGCCGACAACACCGGCTCCCGCACCTGGGGCAGCCCGACCGTGCGCTTCTCCCAGTCGCCGGACCGCAAGCGCTCGGGCGCCGAGTTCTACAAGGCGCGCATCTGGACGCCGGGCTTCGAGTGA
- a CDS encoding acyl-CoA synthetase — MPLLSWLADNADERPDAIRVDDRAVSWVELRRLAAAVADELRGVDRVAVEATSTLETVVGVVGALTAGAAVVPVPPDAGPMERDHVLRDSGATALLVPAGAAGTAEGAGRAVVPVDLARRSDTVHPEPDPARTALILYTSGTTGAPKGAVISRRAVAACLDGLADAWAWTPDDLLVHGLPLFHVHGLVLGVLGPLRLGSRLHHVGRPRPQRYAAAAGSMYFGVPTVWSRIAADPDAARALRPARLLVSGSAALPAAVFADLAALTGHRVVERYGMTETLITVSARADGPRRPGTVGLPLPGVRTRLVDEHGATLPADGAAMGELQVAGPTLFDGYLDRPDADAASRTPDGWFRTGDVATIDPDGWHRIVGRATTDLIKSGGYRIGAGEVEDALLAHPAVREAAVVGVPHPDLGQQVTAYVVGDGVEGPELVDFVARHLSAHKRPREVRLVDALPRNALGKVQKNRLLAE, encoded by the coding sequence ATGCCGCTGTTGAGTTGGCTCGCGGACAACGCCGACGAGCGTCCGGACGCGATCCGGGTCGACGACCGGGCGGTGTCCTGGGTGGAGCTGCGCCGCCTGGCCGCGGCGGTGGCGGACGAGCTGCGGGGCGTCGACCGGGTGGCGGTCGAGGCGACCTCGACCCTGGAGACGGTGGTCGGCGTGGTCGGGGCGCTGACCGCCGGGGCGGCCGTGGTGCCGGTGCCGCCGGACGCCGGGCCGATGGAGCGCGACCACGTCCTGCGCGACTCGGGGGCGACCGCGCTGCTGGTCCCGGCCGGCGCCGCGGGCACCGCCGAGGGCGCGGGCCGGGCCGTCGTACCCGTCGACCTGGCCCGCCGGTCGGACACCGTCCACCCCGAGCCGGACCCGGCGCGTACCGCGCTGATCCTCTACACCAGCGGCACCACCGGCGCGCCGAAGGGCGCGGTGATCTCGCGTCGGGCCGTCGCCGCGTGCCTGGACGGCCTGGCCGACGCCTGGGCCTGGACTCCCGACGACCTGCTGGTGCACGGCCTGCCGCTGTTCCACGTGCACGGGCTGGTGCTCGGCGTGCTCGGGCCGCTGCGCCTGGGCAGCCGGCTGCACCACGTCGGCCGGCCCCGCCCGCAGCGGTACGCGGCCGCCGCGGGCTCGATGTACTTCGGCGTGCCCACGGTGTGGTCCCGCATCGCCGCCGACCCGGACGCCGCGCGGGCGCTGCGCCCGGCGCGGCTGCTCGTCTCCGGCAGCGCGGCGCTGCCGGCGGCGGTCTTCGCGGACCTCGCCGCGCTCACCGGCCACCGGGTCGTGGAGCGGTACGGGATGACCGAGACCCTGATCACGGTCAGCGCCCGGGCGGACGGGCCGCGCCGGCCGGGCACCGTCGGGCTGCCGCTGCCGGGCGTGCGGACGCGGCTGGTCGACGAGCACGGCGCGACGCTGCCCGCCGACGGGGCGGCGATGGGCGAACTCCAGGTCGCCGGCCCCACCCTCTTCGACGGATACCTCGACCGCCCGGACGCCGACGCGGCGAGCCGCACGCCGGACGGCTGGTTCCGCACGGGCGACGTCGCCACGATCGACCCGGACGGCTGGCACCGCATCGTCGGCCGGGCGACCACCGACCTGATCAAGAGCGGCGGCTACCGGATCGGCGCGGGCGAGGTCGAGGACGCCCTGCTGGCACACCCGGCGGTCCGGGAGGCCGCCGTGGTGGGCGTCCCGCACCCGGACCTCGGCCAGCAGGTCACCGCGTACGTGGTGGGCGACGGGGTGGAGGGGCCCGAGCTGGTGGACTTCGTGGCCCGTCACCTGTCCGCGCACAAGCGGCCGCGCGAGGTGCGCCTGGTCGACGCGCTGCCCCGCAACGCCCTCGGGAAGGTGCAGAAGAACCGGCTGCTGGCGGAGTGA
- a CDS encoding cold-shock protein translates to MLTGKVVRFDEVRGYGFIAPDDGSDDVFVHANMLDGDKWALAPGVPVEYDAVETDRGPKAVLVRVVGAPAGAERSAAARAGVAVAGGRGRESGHAATGGDDEEGLCDVLSERAFSAETTEALVTSVPDLTGAQIVAVRARMLALARRHGWVEG, encoded by the coding sequence ATGCTGACTGGCAAGGTGGTGCGGTTCGACGAGGTGCGGGGCTACGGTTTCATCGCCCCGGACGACGGCAGCGACGACGTGTTCGTGCACGCGAACATGCTGGACGGTGACAAGTGGGCGTTGGCGCCCGGTGTCCCGGTGGAGTACGACGCGGTGGAGACTGACCGAGGCCCCAAGGCGGTGCTGGTGCGGGTCGTCGGTGCTCCCGCGGGAGCGGAGCGGAGCGCGGCGGCCCGGGCGGGTGTGGCGGTAGCCGGTGGGCGCGGCCGGGAGAGCGGGCACGCCGCGACGGGCGGGGACGACGAGGAGGGCCTCTGCGACGTGCTCTCCGAGCGGGCGTTCTCCGCGGAGACCACCGAGGCGCTGGTGACCTCCGTGCCGGACCTGACCGGGGCGCAGATCGTGGCGGTACGCGCCCGGATGCTGGCGCTGGCCCGGCGGCACGGCTGGGTGGAGGGCTGA
- a CDS encoding 4'-phosphopantetheinyl transferase family protein, with the protein MIEQILPPTVAVAESFTDPAGLTLFPEEQALVAASVEKRRREFTTVRHCARRALGELGIAPAPILSGARGAPVWPAGVVGSMTHCEGYRAAVLGRTAAFATLGVDAEPHAPLPDGVLEAIALPAERARTATLGAARPSVCWDRLLFSAKESVYKAWFPLTGRWLDFAEADIFLDPAGTFTAHLLVPGPVLGGAPVTAFAGRFLVARGLVVTAISVPATT; encoded by the coding sequence GTGATCGAGCAGATCCTGCCCCCCACCGTGGCGGTGGCCGAGTCGTTCACCGACCCCGCCGGCCTGACCCTCTTCCCCGAGGAGCAGGCGCTCGTCGCCGCGTCGGTGGAGAAGCGCCGCCGGGAGTTCACCACCGTCCGGCACTGCGCCCGCCGGGCGCTCGGCGAGCTGGGCATCGCCCCGGCGCCGATCCTGTCCGGCGCGCGCGGCGCACCGGTCTGGCCCGCCGGCGTGGTGGGCAGCATGACGCACTGCGAGGGCTACCGGGCCGCCGTCCTCGGCCGTACGGCGGCGTTCGCCACCCTCGGGGTGGACGCGGAGCCGCACGCGCCGCTGCCCGACGGAGTGCTCGAGGCGATCGCGCTGCCGGCCGAGCGGGCCCGCACCGCGACGCTGGGCGCCGCCCGCCCGTCGGTCTGCTGGGACCGCCTGCTGTTCAGCGCGAAGGAGTCGGTCTACAAGGCGTGGTTCCCGCTCACCGGCCGGTGGCTGGACTTCGCCGAGGCGGACATATTCCTCGACCCGGCCGGGACCTTCACCGCGCACCTGCTGGTGCCCGGCCCGGTGCTCGGCGGGGCGCCGGTGACCGCATTCGCCGGCCGGTTCCTGGTCGCCCGGGGCCTGGTCGTCACCGCGATCAGCGTTCCGGCGACCACCTGA